The following proteins are co-located in the Apis mellifera strain DH4 linkage group LG11, Amel_HAv3.1, whole genome shotgun sequence genome:
- the LOC100577623 gene encoding putative uncharacterized protein DDB_G0282133, with product MSSTMSGKLRGNNIKWGNSSEENNTYESKYKMRLRESLRNTQQPAVTESETLVEPRKRGRGPSKRPCLNRNALMARENRLRKKAYLEKIENKLSFYQQENKNLVNIIKKQGIDIKRLSGEVAYLKSVLNNNTSITTLLRTINDGLQKISTQKKNSLNSNHVSEYSNELNTQHKCTCYTNVKENILNNQNTNIFITNVNNDSLTEHNTTEDSNSESYINSQKRFACKNSSIDKISSSFLDSDHTYIVSKNIEVDNKSNLQNKNVTDTITSTTNITSDDNYMDNTKDLDNLLPIGQTDLSNIDEKKDIDTIGIDFDQLSSFNMDIFEDLPKCDEMMNTVDNLNDASNLFTAEEISQTLDNTGICLHVNSDKVSLEFCSICHLNSKNSGSN from the coding sequence ATGTCTTCAACAATGTCAGGAAAGTTACgaggaaataatattaagtggGGAAATTCatcagaagaaaataatacatatgaatcaaaatataaaatgagatTGAGAGAATCATTAAGGAATACGCAACAACCAGCTGTAACTGAGAGTGAGACTCTTGTAGAACCACGAAAGCGAGGCCGTGGTCCTTCCAAAAGACCTTGCCTTAATAGAAATGCTTTAATGGCTCGAGAAAATCGACTTAGAAAAAAAGCATATTTAgagaagatagaaaataaactATCATTTTATCAGCAAGAGAACAAGaatttagtaaatattataaaaaaacaagggATTGACATCAAACGATTAAGTGGTGAAGTTGCTTATTTAAAGagtgtattaaataataataccagTATTACTACATTGCTAAGAACAATCAATGATGGCCTTCAAAAAATTAGTacacaaaaaaagaattcattgaATTCAAATCATGTTTCtgaatattcaaatgaattaaatacgCAACATAAATGTACATGTTATACAAATGTGAaggagaatatattaaataatcaaaataccaatatatttattacaaatgtcAATAATGATTCATTGACAGAACATAATACGACTGAAGATTCTAATAGtgaatcttatattaattctcAGAAGAGATTTGCTTGTAAGAATTCAagcattgataaaatttcttcatctttctTAGATTCAGATCATACTTATAttgtttccaaaaatattgaagttgataataaaagtaatcttcaaaataaaaatgtaacagACACAATAACATCAACTACTAATATAACATCTGATGATAATTATATGGATAATACAAAAgatttggataatttattaCCAATTGGTCAAACAGATTTGTCCAATAtagatgaaaagaaagatattgatACCATTGGTATcgattttgatcaattatcttcttttaacATGGATATATTTGAAGATCTTCCCAAATGTGATGAAATGATGAATACAGTAGACAATTTAAATGATGCATCTAATCTTTTCACTGCAGAAGAAATATCTCAAACTTTAGATAATACAGGAATCTGTCTTCATGTTAATTCAGACAAAGTATCTTTAGAATTTTGTTCCATTTGTCACTTAAATAGTAAGAATTCGGGATCAAATTGA